A region of the Equus quagga isolate Etosha38 chromosome 11, UCLA_HA_Equagga_1.0, whole genome shotgun sequence genome:
AAGGGGAGCCTGCCAGCCTTTCATGTCCTCCCAAGTCTATGGGGGACTGGCTGGTCCCTGCACTCAAGAGAACCTCAGCCCAGGGGTCTGAGTGCGGGGAGGTCCGGCACCACCAGGCTCCTGCAGTTGGGGGCCTAGGGGGGGCGGGTGTGTAGGGAGGACGAGAAGGAAGCAGGGTAGCAGCTGCCCAGCCGGGATGAACCTTCATGGCCACATCCTTTCAGTTTCCTGCATGAGGTTCTGAGTTAGATCTCAAGAGTAGTGAAACCAAAATTCAAGAAAGGACAGGCCCACCTAGAGGGTGAAGACCCTGGCCCTCGGCtcccatggggccaggcccaccTGCTCAGTAGCTCAAGGGCGGAGCCATTCTGGAGGGAATGAGGGGGCCAAAAACACCACCACAAGCCTGACTTTCTGAACACCGCAAAACCAAGCCACAGCCTCACATACTCACCAAGAGGTGACCGGGGTCAGGACCCTGCAGCCACTGGGCTGCTCCAAGTGGGCCCCAAATTGGGTGCAGGAGACCTGAGATTCTGTGGACCCAGTCGGGGAGCCTGCCCTGGTTCCTCCCTGGATGGGGTGGCCCTGTGCAGAGCCACCAGGAGTTGCCCTCTCGTCTTCCTGTGACAGACCCCAGAGGCAAGGGTACCTGCTCGCCTTGGTCCCTCCCTCTTCTGTTATTGCCTGCTACAGGGGAGGCAGCCCGAGGCCTCTGGGGGCCCAGGTCTGCAGGGCTCCTCGCCGCCAGGCTgcctgccaccccctccccactgggttgctggtggggagcagggccaggcGGTAGGTTTCCTGTTCCCACCCGGCAGGGCTGAgagcctgacacagagctcctccCAACAAGTTTATTCAGTTGTACACCAGCTGGTCAGATACAAGATCAAGAACAGTCTGGGGAGAGCAGCGCGGCTGGCCTGGGAAGCAGGGGCACAGCCTCTGGGAGCTAGGCCCCAGGGCACCAGGGACGCGCCCCGGGGCAGAGAGTGACCACAGGGGAGGCAGCACGGTCAGCACCCTGAGGAGGAAAGGGAGCAGCCCACTGGATCACTGCTCCCCTGAAGCTGGCTCCCCCGAGGCAGGGCGGGCAGGAAGTGCCACCTCGAGCTGTGTAGTAGGAGCTTCCCAGGGACAGGATAGGGAGCAGCAGTGGAGCCGGGAGGATGGAAGCTGGGCCTTCCTTGGTATGCAGGGTGGCACTGCTCTGGCCGAAGGTGCCCTCTGCTCATCCTGCCTGCTGGGCAACTCCACTGCGCTGGATGCCCTCTCTGTGCAGCTTATCAGGAAGGGCACAAGGGCCTGCTGCAAAATGGACACCTTGCaggtgggtgggaggcagggtcCTCAGCAGCCCTTCCAAGACCAGGCTGGCTGGAGAGGGCGCTACAACTTTGTTAACCGTGTGAGTCAAACCCTGGAAGTGAGGGAAGCACAACAGGGAGAGGGCCGTGCTTGCTGGAGGGCTCCGGGTGACCTTCCTCCTCCGATCAGAAGTCATAGTTGTTCTCTCTCTGGGGCTGCACCTCCTGCcgtcttctggcctccaggaaggCCAGCTCCTTGGCCTCCTTCTTCTGGTTCCGGGCCTCATACTCTAGCCTGGGGGCCGAGTGAGGGTAAGCAGTGTGCCCAGGCCTGGGGTCCCTGCAGCTCTGTGCGCCCCCGGGCCCAGCCGGAGACCTGACCTGTTCTTGATGATGCGCTGGACGATGAGGTCTGTGGTGAGGTCGTTCCCACTGTCGATCTGACGGAAGATGCCCCTTCTCTTGGGCTcctggaggccagagaggagtggagaggaggacCTGCCTCTGGACCCTGAGGAGACTGCCCACTGCCCTGGCCCGGAGGGTGCCCACCCAAGACCAGCACCCCAGTGCGGCGGGCAGTCCCTCCTGCTCCTTGGCACCCTGCCTCCTCATACTGTGGGGCCACCAGAGCAGCACTTATCGTCACGCCCACCTCCTGGACAAGCGTCAAGGCTCGGGGGCTGTTAGCTGGTCAGCTGAGAGCCCAGCATGACCCACCTGGTACGGGTCAGAGCCGTCCTTGTCAGGCATGACTTCCGTCTTCCCGTGACACACCAGGTCCACCTGGGGAGGGATCGGGGGTCAGGTGCTCCCAGCAGCACCCCACATGGCCCCCTGCCCTCAGAGGGCCCTTGCTGGGAGGCAGCCACAAACATTGTCCACAGCCCAGCCGAGGCCCCCAGATCAGAGagctggcccagcccctgcctcagcCCAGACCCTCCCTGGGACCTGGCTCCCGAGGAGCCTCACCTTGAAGTGGTCCAGGAGCTCTGCTGTGACCGCATATGGGGCCCCAATCACCACTTCCGACACATACTGTGAAGACAGGGAGCACAGCTGGTTAGCTGGGACCCCGCCAGGTCGGAGGGCAGTGGGAGACGGCTTTAAACGGCGGCCAAAGCTTCTGGCAAGGAAACAGACTGGGAGAGAAAGCATTGTGGGCTGGCTGGCCAGGAGCACAAGGCTCCTGTACCCCCTGGGACCCTGAGGGTTCCTGGGGTAgtggggggaggtgaggaggaaCAGCTCTGGGGGGGGCCTGACTGTCCCCTCTTCCCGCCTTAGCTGGGGAAGGGGACACTGTGTGGCCTGTCCCACCCAGGGCTCACCCGGCAGGCCAGCACGCTCAGGGTCCGCTCGTGCAGATTCATGATGGGGTAGTTCTTCCCCTTGTAGTGGTTGACCTCCTAGGGCCAGAGTGAGGTGGGGTCAGCATGGTGCCAGCCCTGGGAAGGCCCCGGCTTGTCTCCTCTGCTTCCATCAGCACGTCGGGCCTCGCCCCCACGGACCACCTGTGCCCAACCCAAACCCCAGGGGCCCCTCGAAGGCCCCCGTGCCTAATCAGCTGCCTGGGGGTGAGACCTGGTCAAAATGCAAGCCTGCGATGACGTAGGGCCTCTGTGCCAGGCCGTacaccttctccaggaagtccACATGCCCGATGTCTGGGCCCAGGTTAAGAAGCAAGTACAGATGAGAGCAGCTGCCTGCAGGTCTGGGAGCTCTGGCAGGTGCCCTCCCGCCTGCCCATCCACAACACTCCCTGCCCATGGCTGTGCCCCCCAAACCCCATCCTAGTCTGGGGGCCTCAAGGTGTCAGTGAGGCCACTCCAGGTCCCAAAGCCCACTGGTGCAGATAGGGATGTGCAGACGAAGGGCTTGGGGCAGGGACAGCCCCTCCCAGTCCTGGAGGATACGGAACAGGTCAAAGGCGCCAGCAACATAGATGACCGTCTCCCCTGGCTGGGGCTCCTTCCCAGAGGCAAACTGGATGATCTTCTGGGACGTCTGCAGAAACTGAGACACCCCTGTCCAGGGATTCCGCCCCCCTGGGCACTGTAAGCCAAGAGGGGTCTGGTCAGCGCCAGGTCTCACAAGCACGTCCCTCACCTGCTCACACCCCAGGGCCCTCTTCTGAGCCTGGGGCGTCTGTCCCCGCCTGTCCATCTGGTCTAGCAGACACAGGTGAGGCATGGAGGAAGCAGGTGCAGGGGCTACAGGCCAGGACTCAAACTGCCAGCCATAGCCTGGCAGCTCGCTCGGTGGCTCGGGGCTGTTTCAGGCAGGGACACTGCAGGCTGGCTGGCAGTGCCTGATCCACAACATGGCCATGCTGGGTGGGGCCCCTGCGGCCAGCAGGACTGTGGCTCCGCCCTGTGGCCACAGCAGGCAATGCAACCAGCCCACCAGGAGGAGGCTGGCGGACACAGCCTTCGTGGGGACTCGGCATCCTGAGGCCACCATCTGGTTACCTGGGAGGAACCTTCTGAGCAAAGTGTCACCCTGGCGGGTGTCGGGTGGGAGGGCTACAAAGGGAAGGAGGGCCAGGCCTCCTGGTTAGAGGCCACCTCAGGCAGTCCTTGCTCCTCTTCCAGGCAGTGGCTACTGTGACTGGCTAGTCAGCCAAGCCTGGCGGGCAGTAGCTGGTCAGTGCCCAAAGGCAGGGAGTCGGGTGGAGAGTGAGGCGCTGGGGTGGCCCGGGGGGTCGGGTGATGGCCTGCCTGGCCTGGGCAACACTCACCTTACCAAAGCTGTCTGCGTACTCCCGGTACTCGGAGGACATCTCCTGCGGGAAGGGTGGGTGGGGGTTGAGGGGCTCACTCTGTTGTAGACATGGCCAACCCCAGTACCCTGAAGCTCGCTGTCCTGGAGTCCATCAAGGGGCAAGGCGAGGGGGTGGTAGGTGCCCCCATCTGTCCCGGCAGTGTCCTCAGCCCAGGGACCTTGGGggttccaccccacccccaaagacTCACCTGGCTGCTGTGATGGGCCTTGGTCACCAGCAGCATGCGGCCCACAAGGTCCGTGGTGGACACACCTTGGGTGCGTTTGCACTCTCTGGGAACAGAGTGGGGTCAGGGCTCTCATCCTGGGACACACTCGCAAGGCTCCACCTCCAGCTCACCCCACCTGAGGGCAACCCTGCTTGTGGCCAAGTCCACCATGGCCTGGCCCCTGGCCATGCTGTGCACAGGCTGGGCGTCTCCTCACTGCTCTCGGCTGCGACCGAAAACCAGAACCAGGAGGGTGGGGAAAGCCACTGGGCTTTTATTAACTAAAGG
Encoded here:
- the PCYT2 gene encoding ethanolamine-phosphate cytidylyltransferase isoform X3, which codes for MIRNGHGAAGGAGRPGPEGRRAVRVWCDGCYDMVHYGHSNQLRQARAMGDYLIVGVHTDEEISKHKGPPVFTQEERYRMVQAIKWVDEVVPAAPYVTTLETLDKYSCDFCVHGNDITLTVDGRDTYEEVKQARRYRECKRTQGVSTTDLVGRMLLVTKAHHSSQEMSSEYREYADSFGKEVNHYKGKNYPIMNLHERTLSVLACRYVSEVVIGAPYAVTAELLDHFKVDLVCHGKTEVMPDKDGSDPYQEPKRRGIFRQIDSGNDLTTDLIVQRIIKNRLEYEARNQKKEAKELAFLEARRRQEVQPQRENNYDF
- the PCYT2 gene encoding ethanolamine-phosphate cytidylyltransferase isoform X2, which translates into the protein MIRNGHGAAGGAGRPGPEGRRAVRVWCDGCYDMVHYGHSNQLRQARAMGDYLIVGVHTDEEISKHKGPPVFTQEERYRMVQAIKWVDEVVPAAPYVTTLETLDKYSCDFCVHGNDITLTVDGRDTYEEVKQARRYRECKRTQGVSTTDLVGRMLLVTKAHHSSQEMSSEYREYADSFGKCPGGRNPWTGVSQFLQTSQKIIQFASGKEPQPGETVIYVAGAFDLFHIGHVDFLEKVYGLAQRPYVIAGLHFDQYVSEVVIGAPYAVTAELLDHFKVDLVCHGKTEVMPDKDGSDPYQEPKRRGIFRQIDSGNDLTTDLIVQRIIKNRLEYEARNQKKEAKELAFLEARRRQEVQPQRENNYDF
- the PCYT2 gene encoding ethanolamine-phosphate cytidylyltransferase isoform X1, which translates into the protein MIRNGHGAAGGAGRPGPEGRRAVRVWCDGCYDMVHYGHSNQLRQARAMGDYLIVGVHTDEEISKHKGPPVFTQEERYRMVQAIKWVDEVVPAAPYVTTLETLDKYSCDFCVHGNDITLTVDGRDTYEEVKQARRYRECKRTQGVSTTDLVGRMLLVTKAHHSSQEMSSEYREYADSFGKCPGGRNPWTGVSQFLQTSQKIIQFASGKEPQPGETVIYVAGAFDLFHIGHVDFLEKVYGLAQRPYVIAGLHFDQEVNHYKGKNYPIMNLHERTLSVLACRYVSEVVIGAPYAVTAELLDHFKVDLVCHGKTEVMPDKDGSDPYQEPKRRGIFRQIDSGNDLTTDLIVQRIIKNRLEYEARNQKKEAKELAFLEARRRQEVQPQRENNYDF